The Deltaproteobacteria bacterium genome includes a window with the following:
- a CDS encoding NAD(P)H-dependent oxidoreductase, translated as MFVLGLMGSPRKRGNTDLLLSALLEGAQSKGAQVLKVYVPEKMITPCQGCRFCEKKGLCRIRDDDMGEIYHLLRRADLVALATPMFFYGPTAQLKALIDRAQALWARRYIFKLTDPKAKFRNGFLLAVGATKGRKLFSDTSLIAEYFFDAIGASFQGVLGFRQIESPGDIARHPTALADARQKSAELIEPLSKRKRGLFLCHENACRSQMAEAFLQYYGGEVFDVQSAGDQPAPEINPLATEVMAEKGIDLAYRRPRGLDEIENEVRPFDLVVQMGCEMNCPLAPSGKVENWDLEDPAGRPIEFMREIRDEIEKRVKLIIEEESPQEVHDDFPCL; from the coding sequence GTGTTTGTGCTTGGCCTTATGGGGAGTCCAAGGAAGAGGGGGAATACAGACCTCTTGCTTTCAGCCCTCCTCGAAGGTGCCCAAAGTAAAGGGGCACAGGTGTTGAAAGTCTATGTGCCCGAGAAGATGATAACACCCTGTCAGGGATGCCGGTTCTGTGAAAAAAAGGGGCTCTGCCGTATAAGAGACGATGACATGGGTGAGATCTATCATCTTCTGCGCAGGGCTGACCTTGTGGCCCTTGCCACACCTATGTTTTTTTACGGTCCCACTGCTCAATTGAAGGCATTGATAGACCGTGCTCAGGCGCTCTGGGCAAGGAGGTATATCTTTAAGCTCACAGATCCAAAGGCCAAGTTCCGCAATGGGTTCCTTTTGGCAGTAGGGGCAACCAAGGGAAGAAAACTCTTTAGCGATACAAGCCTCATCGCTGAGTATTTCTTTGACGCCATTGGCGCAAGTTTCCAGGGGGTACTGGGTTTTCGGCAGATTGAGTCACCAGGGGATATAGCCCGCCACCCCACAGCCCTTGCCGACGCGAGACAAAAGAGTGCGGAGTTGATAGAGCCGCTTTCTAAGAGGAAACGAGGCCTCTTCCTGTGCCATGAGAACGCCTGCCGAAGTCAGATGGCGGAGGCCTTTCTCCAGTATTATGGTGGAGAAGTATTCGATGTGCAGAGTGCCGGTGATCAGCCTGCCCCGGAGATCAACCCCCTTGCTACCGAGGTCATGGCGGAGAAGGGTATAGATCTAGCTTACCGTAGACCAAGGGGATTGGATGAGATTGAAAACGAAGTTCGCCCCTTCGATCTCGTCGTGCAGATGGGGTGCGAGATGAACTGTCCCCTGGCGCCTTCTGGCAAGGTGGAGAACTGGGACCTGGAAGATCCAGCAGGGAGGCCTATTGAGTTCATGCGCGAGATAAGGGATGAGATAGAGAAAAGGGTGAAGCTCATCATCGAGGAGGAGAGCCCTCAGGAGGTCCATGACGATTTTCCTTGTCTGTAA
- the purL gene encoding phosphoribosylformylglycinamidine synthase subunit PurL, with translation MPHRIEVALKKGLKDPLGEKIKRKINNELGLEVKSVRIIDVYTIDAPLNKTHLVLLAKEAYSDPIMQVWSVDRPQAHAFDWVIEVGLLPGVTDNVGRTAREALEACLEVRLKQEERVYTSRQYLIKGDLSREEIKKIATGLLGNPLVHRFEIRSREEWDLVKGIGPIVPKVTGLTGGRVERFAFEVPDEELLLLSKERLLALSLEEMNAIQRYFRRKETKKRRREIGIGEQITDVELEAIAQTWSEHCKHKIFQARIKYIDEDGKEELIEGLFDTYIRGATEAIRRSLGEEDWCLSVFIDNAGVVAFNEGWSLVFKVETHNTPSALDPYGGALTGIVGVNRDPFGTGKGAKLIFNVDTFCFAPPDWSQPLPPRVLHPKRIFEGVREGVEHGGNKSGIPTVNGSIVFDKRYLGKPLVYCGTCGIMPRYIQGEPSQSKRADPGDLAVMVGGRIGKDGIHGATFSSEELHKASPTSAVQIGDPITQKRMTDFLLVARDRGLYNSITDNGAGGLSSSVGEMARGPGGCEIYLERAPLKYPGLDPWEILLSESQERMTLAVHPAKIDELLELAEKMEVEATVLGSFIDSGRFHCLWHGETVAYLDMDFFHEGVPRMELVARWEQPRHPEPDFASPKDLTTTLEGMLSRLNICSKETVIRQYDHEVQGGSAAKPLVGKKEDGPGDAAVIRPLLDSFEGVVVSSGICPRYSDIDTYHMMACAIDEAIRNNVVVGGDPARMAGLDNFCWPDPVRSDKTPDGEYKLAQLVRANKALYDYTTAYGVPCISGKDSMKNDYLAGDIKISIPPTVLFSVLGKMEDVRKAVTMDAKAPGDLVYVLGMTYDELGGSEYFALNGYIGNQVPRVRAHEAKELYHKLHAAIMEGAVASCHDCSDGGLGVTLAESAFAGGCGMEVDLRKVPATGIERDDYLLFSESQSRFAVTVHPAMQETFVSIMKGICLGEIGRVTKGRRFIVIGLKGEKVIQGDIYRLKEAWQRPLRY, from the coding sequence ATGCCACATCGCATAGAAGTGGCCCTGAAGAAGGGGCTAAAAGATCCTTTAGGAGAAAAGATCAAGAGAAAAATCAATAACGAGCTAGGGCTTGAGGTGAAATCTGTGCGAATCATCGACGTCTATACCATCGACGCCCCTTTGAATAAGACGCATCTAGTGCTCTTGGCCAAAGAAGCTTACAGCGACCCCATTATGCAAGTATGGTCCGTGGATCGCCCCCAGGCCCATGCATTCGACTGGGTGATCGAGGTGGGCCTTTTGCCCGGGGTGACGGATAATGTAGGACGGACTGCCAGGGAGGCCCTGGAGGCCTGTCTGGAGGTTCGTTTAAAGCAGGAGGAGCGGGTCTACACCTCCCGCCAGTACCTGATAAAGGGGGATCTCTCCCGTGAGGAGATCAAAAAGATCGCCACGGGACTCCTGGGGAACCCTTTGGTCCACCGTTTTGAGATCAGAAGTCGGGAGGAATGGGATCTGGTAAAGGGGATAGGACCTATTGTCCCCAAGGTGACCGGTCTGACAGGGGGGAGGGTGGAAAGATTCGCCTTCGAGGTCCCTGACGAGGAGCTCCTGTTGCTCAGCAAGGAGCGGCTGCTGGCCCTCAGCCTGGAGGAGATGAATGCAATCCAACGCTACTTCAGAAGGAAGGAGACAAAAAAGAGGAGGAGGGAGATAGGGATTGGGGAGCAGATCACCGATGTGGAGCTGGAGGCCATTGCCCAGACCTGGTCTGAACACTGCAAGCACAAGATCTTCCAGGCCCGCATAAAATATATCGATGAAGATGGGAAGGAAGAGCTAATCGAAGGGCTCTTCGACACCTATATCAGGGGGGCCACGGAGGCCATCAGGCGTTCTCTGGGAGAGGAAGATTGGTGCCTGTCGGTCTTCATTGACAACGCCGGGGTGGTGGCCTTCAACGAAGGGTGGAGCCTCGTCTTCAAGGTGGAGACCCACAACACCCCCTCTGCCCTCGACCCCTATGGTGGGGCCTTGACAGGGATCGTGGGCGTCAATCGGGACCCCTTCGGGACGGGAAAAGGGGCCAAGCTCATCTTCAACGTGGACACCTTCTGCTTTGCCCCGCCTGACTGGTCCCAACCCCTGCCACCCAGGGTGCTGCACCCCAAGAGGATCTTCGAAGGGGTCAGGGAAGGGGTGGAACACGGGGGCAACAAGAGCGGGATTCCCACCGTGAACGGGAGCATTGTCTTCGACAAGAGGTATTTGGGCAAACCCCTGGTCTACTGTGGCACCTGCGGGATCATGCCCAGGTACATCCAGGGGGAGCCTTCCCAAAGCAAGAGGGCCGATCCAGGGGACCTTGCCGTAATGGTGGGTGGGCGTATAGGCAAAGATGGAATCCATGGGGCCACATTCTCCTCGGAGGAGCTCCATAAGGCCTCCCCTACCAGCGCCGTGCAGATCGGCGACCCCATCACCCAGAAGAGGATGACCGACTTCCTCCTGGTGGCCCGGGACCGCGGCCTCTACAACTCCATTACCGACAATGGGGCCGGAGGGCTCTCCTCCTCGGTGGGGGAGATGGCCAGAGGTCCAGGGGGATGTGAGATCTATCTGGAGCGCGCCCCCCTCAAGTATCCCGGCCTTGACCCCTGGGAGATCCTTCTGTCTGAATCCCAGGAGAGGATGACCCTGGCAGTGCACCCAGCCAAGATCGACGAGCTCCTGGAGCTGGCCGAGAAGATGGAGGTGGAGGCCACGGTGCTAGGCAGTTTTATTGACAGCGGCAGGTTCCACTGCCTCTGGCATGGGGAGACAGTGGCCTATCTGGATATGGACTTCTTTCATGAAGGGGTCCCGCGGATGGAGCTGGTGGCCCGATGGGAACAACCCCGACACCCGGAGCCCGATTTCGCTTCCCCGAAGGATCTGACCACTACACTGGAGGGGATGCTCTCCCGTCTCAACATCTGCAGCAAAGAGACAGTGATCCGGCAGTACGATCACGAGGTTCAAGGGGGGAGCGCCGCAAAACCGCTGGTGGGGAAAAAGGAAGATGGCCCAGGAGATGCCGCTGTCATCCGCCCCCTGCTGGACTCTTTTGAGGGGGTGGTGGTCTCCAGCGGGATCTGCCCCCGTTACAGCGACATCGATACCTATCACATGATGGCCTGTGCCATCGATGAGGCCATCAGAAACAATGTGGTCGTGGGGGGAGATCCGGCCAGGATGGCGGGGTTGGATAACTTTTGCTGGCCTGATCCGGTGCGCTCAGACAAGACCCCTGATGGTGAGTATAAGCTGGCGCAGTTGGTGAGGGCCAACAAGGCCCTCTACGACTACACCACCGCCTATGGGGTGCCCTGTATCTCTGGCAAGGATAGCATGAAGAACGACTATCTGGCCGGGGATATCAAGATATCCATTCCCCCCACTGTCCTGTTCTCCGTCTTGGGGAAGATGGAGGACGTCCGCAAGGCGGTGACCATGGACGCCAAGGCCCCAGGGGACTTGGTCTATGTCTTGGGGATGACCTATGACGAGTTGGGGGGGTCAGAATACTTCGCCTTGAATGGGTATATCGGAAACCAGGTGCCCCGGGTGAGGGCCCACGAGGCAAAGGAGCTATATCATAAGCTCCATGCGGCCATCATGGAGGGTGCCGTGGCCTCCTGCCACGACTGCTCCGATGGGGGGTTGGGGGTGACCTTGGCCGAGAGTGCCTTCGCCGGCGGATGCGGGATGGAAGTTGACCTGAGAAAGGTCCCGGCTACGGGTATAGAAAGGGATGACTATCTGCTGTTTTCTGAATCACAAAGCAGATTTGCGGTGACGGTCCACCCTGCTATGCAGGAGACCTTTGTCTCCATCATGAAGGGGATCTGTCTTGGGGAGATAGGGAGGGTGACCAAGGGAAGAAGATTTATCGTGATTGGCCTAAAGGGCGAAAAGGTCATCCAGGGGGACATCTATCGTCTGAAAGAGGCCTGGCAACGACCTTTGAGGTATTAA
- a CDS encoding SufD family Fe-S cluster assembly protein, which translates to MAQDKTRSPGDLDLSIYREETSEHPKLDDLSQLSPDDQKVLLMTGIDPTEKERSGSFFQKDHSVIHCHTDFDGAEIMSASEAREKYDGLTKYWGKAVPIDKDVYTKRAEEHQEHGYFIRSLPGAQVHYPLQACLYLTEDKLAQDVHNVVIAEEESNLNVITGCATAPGVRSGLHVGVSEFYIKEGATISFTMIHNWAEEMAVRPRSAVIVEEGGTFISNYICLVPARDLQMYPTAILKGKGAVATFNSVLLARPGSLMDVGSRVILQGEGCRAEIISRAVSTGGTIIARGHLIGETPGIKAHLECKGLLLSDQGVIHAIPELEGKMSDLEMSHEAAVGKIAQEEVEYLMARGLSEQEATALIIKGFLSLEIIGLPAGLRKELERMIEETDTEAM; encoded by the coding sequence ATGGCCCAAGATAAGACAAGATCACCAGGCGATCTGGATCTGAGCATATATCGTGAGGAAACCTCCGAGCACCCAAAACTGGACGATTTATCCCAGCTCTCTCCTGATGATCAGAAGGTCCTCCTGATGACCGGCATTGACCCCACGGAGAAAGAACGCTCAGGAAGCTTCTTTCAGAAGGACCACTCGGTGATCCACTGCCACACCGACTTCGACGGGGCGGAGATCATGTCCGCTTCAGAAGCCAGGGAAAAGTATGATGGCCTCACAAAATATTGGGGCAAGGCAGTACCAATAGACAAAGACGTCTATACCAAACGGGCAGAGGAACACCAGGAGCACGGCTATTTTATCCGATCCCTGCCAGGAGCCCAGGTTCACTATCCCCTGCAGGCCTGTCTCTATCTTACTGAGGACAAACTAGCCCAGGATGTCCATAATGTCGTTATAGCCGAGGAAGAATCAAACCTGAATGTCATTACCGGCTGTGCTACCGCTCCTGGTGTGCGTTCTGGATTGCATGTCGGCGTCTCGGAATTTTACATAAAAGAGGGGGCGACCATATCCTTTACTATGATTCACAACTGGGCAGAGGAGATGGCAGTGAGACCCAGATCGGCCGTGATCGTGGAAGAAGGCGGGACCTTTATTTCCAACTATATCTGCCTTGTGCCTGCTCGGGATCTGCAGATGTATCCCACAGCGATCCTGAAAGGGAAAGGAGCGGTCGCAACCTTCAACTCTGTGCTGCTGGCCAGACCAGGGTCCCTCATGGATGTCGGTTCCCGAGTGATCCTGCAGGGAGAAGGGTGCCGGGCCGAGATCATTTCCCGGGCTGTATCTACAGGGGGGACAATTATTGCCAGGGGCCACCTAATCGGGGAAACCCCTGGTATCAAAGCACACCTGGAATGTAAGGGACTTCTGCTATCTGATCAAGGCGTAATTCACGCAATACCAGAACTGGAAGGTAAAATGTCCGATCTGGAGATGTCCCATGAGGCGGCCGTGGGAAAGATCGCTCAGGAAGAGGTCGAGTACCTGATGGCCCGAGGACTCTCGGAGCAGGAGGCAACAGCCCTTATTATCAAGGGCTTCCTTTCCCTGGAGATTATAGGGCTTCCGGCGGGCCTCAGAAAAGAGCTGGAGCGCATGATCGAGGAGACGGACACAGAGGCGATGTAA